TCTCCTCTAATTCAGCACGTCAACATGCTCAATGTTCCGAATCGACATGTATGCGATGGCTGCGCCAAGAAGCGCCATACCAATCGGAACCGCAATGATGGAGTATAAGGTGAATCCGTCGACGTTCTGGCAGACGATTGCGACGACAATGAGCGACGATACGATAGTAGCAGGGCCAGAATGCTTGCGCATACCGAAGTACAGTGGGATCAAGCTCAAGAAGCTGGTCGCCAGCGCGCCCATGGTGACCTTCAATAGCTCTTTGGCTGCAAGAGACCATGTGATCGGCTCTGGAATAATAGATGCGTACAGATTCACTATATAGAAGCCTATACCAACAATTAGATTGCCTACAATAACTGCGACGAACGTAAATAGCATTACAACAAGCAGCTTAGCCGCTATAAGCTTTTTACGATTGATTGGGTACATGAATAACACCGTGATCGATTTGTTACGGAACTCGTCAATGACAATCCGCGAAATAAGAACCGACGCGAACACAATATATGTCGCACGAACA
The window above is part of the Paenibacillus lutimineralis genome. Proteins encoded here:
- a CDS encoding ABC transporter permease, which produces MASLLKLMKLEMRKFRIGSYIRAAMIANIIMIGFICLVSLVEDGMLDEVPQGMPFTDYNMAFYVIDTLVRATYIVFASVLISRIVIDEFRNKSITVLFMYPINRKKLIAAKLLVVMLFTFVAVIVGNLIVGIGFYIVNLYASIIPEPITWSLAAKELLKVTMGALATSFLSLIPLYFGMRKHSGPATIVSSLIVVAIVCQNVDGFTLYSIIAVPIGMALLGAAIAYMSIRNIEHVDVLN